From the genome of Bordetella sp. H567, one region includes:
- a CDS encoding NAD(P)H-dependent oxidoreductase, translating into MKTLVIAVHPDLGESRIHSAWLTVLRAARDPDITIHTLYARYPDGNIDVPREQALLRDHDRIVFQFPLYWYSSPPLLKKWFDEVLAYGWAYGPAGHALEGKEFGIAISAFTPSTAYQHDGSVGHTIEELTWPFEATVHRVGGIFLPPFVLTGVAHVTDAELAASGVSYLHYLTTYYRDRIAA; encoded by the coding sequence ATGAAGACCCTAGTCATCGCGGTACACCCGGATCTCGGAGAGTCCCGCATACACAGCGCCTGGTTGACCGTGCTGCGCGCGGCCCGGGACCCGGACATCACCATCCACACACTGTACGCGCGGTATCCTGACGGGAACATCGATGTGCCGCGCGAACAGGCACTGCTGCGCGACCACGATCGCATCGTTTTTCAGTTCCCCCTCTACTGGTACAGCTCGCCCCCGCTGCTGAAGAAATGGTTCGACGAAGTACTGGCCTACGGATGGGCATACGGCCCCGCCGGCCACGCGCTGGAAGGCAAGGAGTTCGGCATCGCGATTTCGGCCTTCACCCCCAGCACGGCTTACCAGCACGATGGCTCCGTTGGACACACCATCGAGGAATTGACCTGGCCTTTTGAAGCAACCGTGCATCGCGTAGGCGGGATTTTCCTGCCGCCGTTCGTCCTGACGGGCGTGGCGCACGTGACCGATGCGGAACTGGCCGCCAGCGGCGTGTCGTATCTGCATTATCTGACCACCTATTACCGCGACCGGATAGCCGCATGA
- a CDS encoding MFS transporter → MSHANILSATTTTKSRGPMWGAAGTVAAVFMLSNSPTPLYEHWRTQLNFSSGTLTVIFAVYIASLLGTLLVAGQLSDRYGRKPVLLPGLLAALLACLLFSGAESVAALGAARLLAGIAVGVVVTAGMAAVADLGGEARTRQAALLASVAMVFGAGLGPLLSGAVAQDMQRPVAIVFGVQALVLISAIIVVLFLPMRRPARRDRAAWTLRLPSVPRDARRHLVLGISVFGPGITATSFVLSLGPSLLSRLLHVHSPLIAGGMACAMFLAATGSQFAARRLSVRGILLSGAAATVLAMFSLALAVNGAIALALLIAALLAGAGQGLGQLGGLTLIGLNIRGSRRAEANAVLNIAGYIPAGLLPVATGYLVDIAGMPVAVTVFASAVATAALAGGLLVWREPASPRPS, encoded by the coding sequence ATGAGCCACGCAAACATACTGAGCGCGACGACCACCACGAAATCGCGTGGTCCCATGTGGGGCGCAGCCGGAACGGTGGCAGCGGTATTCATGCTATCGAACTCGCCCACGCCTCTTTATGAACACTGGCGCACGCAGTTGAACTTCTCGTCGGGCACGCTGACCGTGATATTCGCCGTGTACATCGCGAGCCTGCTCGGGACGCTGCTGGTCGCGGGCCAGCTGTCGGATCGTTATGGGCGCAAGCCGGTACTGCTGCCCGGGCTGTTGGCCGCGCTGCTGGCCTGCCTGCTTTTCTCTGGCGCGGAATCGGTGGCTGCCCTCGGGGCGGCGCGCCTGCTTGCCGGCATTGCGGTGGGCGTCGTCGTGACGGCCGGCATGGCCGCGGTGGCTGATCTCGGCGGTGAGGCACGCACCCGGCAGGCCGCCTTGCTGGCGTCGGTGGCGATGGTTTTCGGCGCAGGTCTCGGGCCCTTGCTGTCCGGAGCGGTGGCGCAGGACATGCAAAGGCCCGTGGCGATTGTCTTTGGCGTGCAGGCATTGGTGTTGATCAGCGCGATCATTGTGGTTCTTTTCCTGCCGATGCGTCGCCCTGCCCGGCGCGATCGCGCTGCCTGGACACTGCGCCTGCCGTCCGTTCCCCGCGACGCGCGGCGCCATCTTGTCCTGGGTATCAGCGTATTCGGGCCCGGCATCACCGCGACATCGTTCGTCCTGTCGCTGGGCCCGTCGCTGCTCTCGCGTTTATTGCATGTCCACAGTCCCTTGATTGCCGGGGGCATGGCCTGCGCCATGTTCCTGGCCGCGACCGGCTCGCAATTCGCTGCACGGCGACTGTCGGTACGTGGGATTCTGCTGAGCGGCGCGGCCGCCACGGTACTGGCGATGTTCAGCCTCGCGCTGGCGGTGAACGGAGCGATTGCTCTCGCGCTGCTTATCGCCGCGCTGTTGGCCGGCGCGGGCCAGGGCTTGGGCCAATTGGGCGGCCTGACGCTGATCGGCCTGAATATCCGTGGAAGCCGCCGCGCCGAAGCGAATGCCGTATTGAATATCGCTGGATATATCCCGGCCGGCTTACTGCCGGTCGCGACCGGTTATCTGGTGGACATTGCCGGGATGCCCGTCGCGGTTACCGTATTCGCGTCCGCGGTGGCCACGGCGGCGCTGGCCGGCGGGCTGCTCGTATGGCGCGAACCGGCCTCGCCACGGCCGTCCTAG
- a CDS encoding TRAP transporter substrate-binding protein, giving the protein MLMAVSAQAATTLQMTTEYPATSMPGLGISTFAEQVKEKSHGNIVVETSFDASKGYKSADMVDAVQARKVDAADAFAGGLANKYPIFGVSSLPFLADSLDNARALRDAARPAYARFLAAHGQKLLYTTPWPPSGIWSKAPIKTVADLKALSIRTYDDVSQATMTRAGAKAANISFADAMPRLASGEVNAVLSSGDGGAGRKLWQYLPYFTEVNYAMPLSIATINLDAYEALDAAGRQAVDQAAAATEAEQWKRMEGRLEENRANMRKNGVTIESTVPAAVQQALHAAASGALADWQDRTGADGKAILDRYKAR; this is encoded by the coding sequence ATGCTGATGGCGGTCTCGGCGCAAGCCGCCACGACCCTGCAGATGACCACCGAATATCCGGCCACCTCCATGCCGGGACTGGGAATATCGACCTTTGCCGAGCAGGTGAAGGAAAAATCCCACGGGAATATCGTCGTCGAAACCAGTTTCGATGCGTCCAAGGGCTACAAGTCGGCCGATATGGTGGATGCGGTCCAGGCGCGCAAGGTGGATGCCGCCGATGCCTTCGCCGGGGGCTTGGCAAACAAATATCCGATCTTCGGCGTGTCGTCGCTGCCCTTCCTGGCCGACTCGCTGGACAATGCGCGCGCCTTGCGCGACGCCGCGCGGCCGGCTTACGCCCGGTTCCTGGCCGCGCATGGCCAGAAACTGCTGTACACCACGCCGTGGCCGCCTTCCGGCATCTGGTCCAAGGCGCCGATCAAGACGGTGGCGGACCTGAAGGCGCTTTCGATCCGCACCTACGACGACGTTTCGCAGGCCACCATGACGCGCGCCGGCGCCAAGGCGGCGAATATTTCCTTCGCGGACGCCATGCCGCGCCTGGCATCCGGCGAAGTAAACGCGGTGCTGTCCTCGGGCGATGGCGGCGCCGGGCGCAAGCTTTGGCAATACCTGCCCTACTTCACCGAGGTCAACTACGCGATGCCACTGTCCATCGCGACGATCAACCTGGACGCCTATGAGGCCCTGGATGCCGCCGGCCGCCAGGCCGTGGACCAGGCCGCCGCGGCGACCGAAGCCGAACAGTGGAAGCGCATGGAAGGCCGACTGGAGGAAAACCGCGCCAACATGCGCAAGAACGGCGTGACGATAGAGTCGACGGTTCCGGCCGCGGTGCAGCAAGCGCTGCACGCCGCGGCATCCGGTGCGCTGGC